The following are from one region of the Candidatus Polarisedimenticolia bacterium genome:
- the lexA gene encoding transcriptional repressor LexA — MYLTARQREIYEFIRDYIARKGEAPTYQEIGRALRLRSTNAVAKHLRKLEEKGYLSSPWGNRKRALRLVEHGAPSFSIPLLGTVAAGKPIEPIEGSEKIEIPQSLLGSGENFALRVRGDSMIDDGIRDGDVVVVKRQAVAQNGQTVVAVIDGEATVKRFYRKGGRVELRPANPALQPLFLEEGAGDLEIRGVVIGLIRKFQS; from the coding sequence ATGTACCTGACGGCGCGGCAGAGGGAGATCTACGAGTTCATCCGGGACTACATCGCCCGGAAAGGGGAGGCGCCCACCTATCAGGAGATCGGCCGGGCGCTGCGCCTGCGATCCACCAACGCCGTGGCCAAGCACCTCCGGAAGCTCGAGGAGAAGGGATACCTCAGCAGCCCCTGGGGAAACCGCAAGCGCGCCCTCCGGCTCGTCGAGCACGGAGCGCCCTCCTTCTCCATCCCGTTGCTGGGGACCGTGGCGGCGGGCAAGCCGATCGAGCCGATCGAAGGCAGCGAGAAGATCGAGATCCCGCAAAGCCTGCTGGGAAGCGGCGAGAACTTCGCGCTGCGGGTGCGCGGCGACAGCATGATCGACGACGGCATCCGGGACGGCGACGTGGTGGTCGTGAAGCGGCAGGCCGTCGCCCAGAACGGCCAGACGGTGGTGGCCGTGATCGACGGCGAGGCGACGGTGAAGCGGTTCTACCGGAAAGGAGGCCGCGTGGAGCTGCGCCCGGCCAATCCCGCCCTGCAGCCCCTGTTCCTGGAGGAGGGGGCGGGAGATCTGGAGATTCGCGGCGTCGTCATCGGCCTGATCCGGAAGTTTCAATCGTGA
- a CDS encoding VOC family protein, protein MFQGLRTVIYPVDDLEKAKAWYSQVLKIRPYFDKPFYVGFNVGGFELGLDPDIEGSSRGGLVAYWGVADAAAALQRLLARGATAHGPVQEVGDDIRVATVTDPFGNVFGIIENPHFPASHAPGR, encoded by the coding sequence ATGTTCCAGGGACTGAGGACCGTCATCTATCCTGTGGACGATCTGGAGAAAGCGAAGGCGTGGTACAGCCAGGTCCTGAAAATCAGGCCCTACTTCGACAAGCCGTTCTACGTCGGCTTCAACGTGGGCGGGTTCGAGCTGGGCCTCGATCCCGACATCGAAGGCTCCTCCCGCGGCGGCCTGGTCGCCTATTGGGGGGTCGCCGACGCCGCCGCGGCGTTGCAGCGCCTGCTGGCGCGGGGAGCCACCGCCCACGGCCCCGTCCAGGAGGTGGGAGACGACATCCGCGTGGCCACCGTCACCGACCCTTTCGGGAACGTCTTCGGCATCATCGAGAACCCTCACTTTCCTGCCAGCCACGCTCCGGGAAGGTGA
- a CDS encoding DUF72 domain-containing protein yields the protein MIRLGVAGWSYPDWEGIVYPARKTRSFDRLAYLARFFDTLEINTSFYRIPEPAYAASWAARVRDRPEFRFTVKLFQNFTHRRDELRPGDEAAFRGALDPLAAAGRLGAVLIQFPYSFRPTAESRDVMESIFEAFREYPLVVEVRHQAWAKEPFFDLLRARQAGFCNVDQPGVARSLRPTEVVTSRVGYARFHGRNARDWFRREGRDGRYDYLYAEEELAPWVDRIRRMAEQTADLFIIANNHFRGKAPLASLTLLSMLLGRRVEAPPDLVAAYPQIGPRVLTLPPKGQGSLFRD from the coding sequence ATGATCCGCCTCGGCGTCGCCGGATGGTCCTACCCCGACTGGGAAGGGATCGTCTACCCCGCGCGCAAGACGCGGAGCTTCGATCGCCTCGCCTATCTGGCGCGCTTCTTCGACACGCTCGAAATCAACACCTCCTTCTACCGGATTCCCGAGCCGGCCTACGCGGCTTCCTGGGCGGCGCGCGTCCGGGATCGGCCGGAATTCCGCTTCACGGTGAAGCTCTTTCAGAACTTCACCCACCGGCGCGACGAGCTGAGGCCGGGAGACGAAGCCGCCTTCCGGGGGGCTCTCGATCCGCTGGCGGCCGCCGGCCGGCTCGGCGCGGTGCTGATCCAGTTTCCCTATTCCTTCCGGCCCACCGCGGAGAGCCGGGACGTCATGGAGTCGATCTTCGAGGCCTTCCGCGAGTACCCCCTGGTCGTGGAAGTGCGGCATCAGGCCTGGGCGAAGGAGCCGTTCTTCGACCTTCTGCGCGCGCGGCAAGCCGGCTTTTGCAACGTCGATCAGCCGGGAGTGGCCCGGTCTCTCCGGCCCACCGAAGTGGTCACCTCGCGGGTCGGCTATGCGCGGTTCCACGGGCGCAACGCCCGCGACTGGTTCCGCCGGGAAGGACGGGACGGTCGCTACGATTATCTCTACGCCGAGGAGGAGCTCGCCCCTTGGGTGGATCGAATCCGGCGCATGGCCGAGCAGACCGCCGATCTCTTCATCATCGCCAACAACCATTTCCGTGGGAAGGCGCCCTTGGCGTCCCTGACGCTCTTGTCGATGCTCCTGGGCCGCAGGGTCGAAGCGCCGCCCGATCTGGTGGCCGCCTACCCGCAGATTGGACCCCGGGTCCTCACGCTTCCTCCCAAGGGGCAGGGATCGTTGTTCAGGGATTGA